The proteins below come from a single Prolixibacter sp. NT017 genomic window:
- a CDS encoding nitronate monooxygenase family protein: protein MAKNRISELFQIDYPIIQAGMVWCSGWRLATAVSNHGGLGIIGAGSMHPETLEEHIRKAQKATTKPFAVNVPLLYPEMDKVMDILVRENVKIVFTSAGNPKKWTPFLKEHGMTVVHVVSSSKFARKAEEAGVDAVVAEGFEAGGHNGRDETTTLTLIPAVRRATQLPLIAAGGIGTGPAMVAAMALGAEGVQIGSRFAVAEESSAHQMFKQRVVDAVEGDTKLMLKKLAPVRMMKNHFFELVSEAEERCDDADALRALLGKGRSKKGIFEGDMEEGELEIGQVSSIIDKIEPVSAIMEELITDYRETLSMLQQHSPF, encoded by the coding sequence ATGGCAAAAAACAGAATATCAGAACTCTTTCAAATTGATTATCCCATCATACAGGCCGGAATGGTCTGGTGTTCCGGCTGGCGATTGGCCACAGCCGTCAGCAATCATGGCGGCCTCGGCATTATCGGAGCCGGCTCCATGCATCCCGAGACATTGGAAGAACATATCCGGAAAGCCCAAAAAGCGACGACAAAACCTTTCGCCGTGAATGTTCCTCTGCTTTATCCGGAAATGGATAAAGTCATGGACATTCTCGTTCGTGAAAACGTGAAAATTGTATTTACCTCGGCGGGAAACCCCAAAAAATGGACTCCCTTCCTGAAAGAACATGGCATGACGGTCGTTCATGTCGTGTCGTCGTCCAAATTTGCGCGCAAAGCGGAAGAAGCCGGGGTGGATGCAGTAGTTGCCGAAGGTTTCGAAGCCGGCGGTCACAACGGTCGCGATGAGACCACCACGCTGACGCTCATTCCGGCCGTGCGGCGGGCAACTCAACTTCCGTTGATTGCGGCCGGTGGAATTGGGACCGGCCCCGCCATGGTGGCTGCTATGGCGCTGGGTGCCGAGGGCGTTCAAATCGGTTCTCGTTTCGCTGTAGCGGAAGAATCTTCGGCCCATCAAATGTTTAAACAACGCGTGGTCGATGCTGTTGAAGGAGACACAAAGCTGATGCTGAAAAAGCTGGCACCGGTTCGGATGATGAAAAATCACTTCTTCGAGTTGGTTTCCGAGGCCGAAGAACGCTGCGACGATGCAGACGCGTTACGGGCGCTTCTGGGAAAAGGACGTTCCAAGAAGGGAATTTTCGAAGGTGATATGGAAGAGGGCGAGTTGGAAATTGGCCAGGTGTCTTCCATCATCGACAAGATTGAGCCGGTTTCGGCCATCATGGAAGAACTGATAACGGATTACCGGGAAACACTTTCCATGCTTCAGCAACATTCACCATTTTAA